One Methylocapsa sp. D3K7 DNA window includes the following coding sequences:
- a CDS encoding Crp/Fnr family transcriptional regulator, with amino-acid sequence MAIKRKASFNPKTFLSKVGEDRSIGRCGSDEIVFSQGDPADSVFYIQKGKVKTTIVSRQGKEAVVAIQGTNEFFGEGCLAGQVQRIATVRTMTESVIVRLEKAAMLRVIHQEPAFSEVFIAHLLGRNLRVEADLVDQLFNSSEKRLARLLLLLANFGKEGKPEPIIAKISQETLAEMIGTTRSRVSFFMNRFRKLGFIHYNGGIEVHSSLLNLVLHEEPHIET; translated from the coding sequence ATGGCGATCAAGCGCAAAGCGTCATTCAATCCGAAAACGTTTCTCTCTAAGGTTGGCGAGGACCGGAGCATTGGCAGGTGCGGCAGTGACGAGATCGTCTTTTCTCAGGGAGACCCTGCGGATTCGGTTTTCTACATCCAGAAAGGCAAGGTGAAGACCACCATCGTTTCACGGCAAGGCAAGGAAGCCGTTGTCGCAATACAGGGAACGAATGAATTCTTCGGCGAAGGATGCCTCGCCGGCCAGGTTCAGCGTATAGCCACGGTCAGGACGATGACGGAGTCCGTTATCGTGCGGCTGGAAAAAGCGGCTATGCTTCGCGTGATCCATCAGGAACCGGCATTCTCCGAGGTGTTCATTGCGCATCTTCTTGGCCGAAACCTCCGTGTCGAAGCCGACCTTGTCGATCAGCTGTTCAATTCGAGCGAAAAACGTCTTGCCCGGCTGCTCCTGCTGCTGGCGAACTTTGGCAAGGAAGGCAAGCCGGAGCCGATAATCGCGAAGATCAGCCAGGAAACACTTGCGGAGATGATCGGAACGACCCGATCCCGTGTGAGTTTCTTCATGAACAGATTTCGTAAACTGGGCTTCATCCACTACAACGGCGGCATCGAAGTCCACAGTTCATTGTTGAATCTCGTTCTGCATGAGGAGCCGCACATCGAGACTTAA
- a CDS encoding CsbD family protein: MDKDRVEGSAKEIKGKTKEIAGKVLGDAKLESEGKADQAAGKIQNAIGSVKDTLKGK, from the coding sequence ATGGACAAGGACCGGGTCGAGGGATCGGCGAAGGAGATTAAAGGTAAAACCAAGGAGATTGCCGGCAAGGTGCTTGGTGATGCTAAGCTGGAGTCCGAGGGCAAGGCCGACCAGGCAGCCGGAAAGATCCAAAATGCTATCGGCAGCGTCAAAGACACGCTCAAGGGGAAGTAA
- a CDS encoding CsbD family protein, whose product MSSTTDKIKGMANEAAGVVKQGAGKAVGNPNLEVEGVLQKGKGEAQQAVGKAKDAVKKVIDKV is encoded by the coding sequence ATGAGCAGCACTACCGACAAGATCAAGGGCATGGCGAACGAGGCCGCCGGCGTGGTCAAGCAGGGCGCCGGCAAGGCCGTAGGCAACCCGAACCTTGAGGTCGAAGGCGTCTTGCAGAAGGGCAAGGGTGAAGCTCAGCAGGCCGTCGGCAAGGCCAAGGATGCCGTCAAGAAAGTCATCGACAAGGTCTGA